A DNA window from Vibrio tarriae contains the following coding sequences:
- a CDS encoding BatD family protein, translated as MVKIHAPFQSVLFWLTLLVSLLALPAHSADLVASVSKNKVVKNEVFQLRIVSHDKVSADALDFSQLEPDFFVGQPSFASSTNIINGNYSQRSEWTVALAAQKVGIVTIPSFQLGSHQTSPIAIQVAEDQDQPAQEELAEVRSRLERTELYPGESTLFHAQLIIKEDIRRLRDPDITPPKVEGMRLESASEPKQYPSVLNGVEVTIVEQSFRVTAEQAGQFTLSEPVLKAGLLYGNQYSGNTRLITILTKAKNYSIQVLEKPKHYQGTWLPTAKLSLTQEWQDGQQKLESTTAYSTQVGHAITREIRLQVSGLTQQQLPNIHIPYPESISVYAEKPQFSTLDNGDTVMTFKQVLIPRQAGDIHLPEFSLNWWNTQTQAEQTSQVAGMTLQVKPSEETPVLPTPSQPSAPEIQQVVDAGYWPYITLLFTLLWLSTALLAWMLWRHKHTDSQANHKTKAASNAPSCAYQAVLQAIEQQDLLALSPALRTWQKEVILNQEEEQTLTALVHTLQQACFSERTEQPDFNPLKNWLVAKQKQQGKMQRSRSSTLPPL; from the coding sequence ATGGTAAAGATACACGCACCGTTTCAATCCGTACTTTTTTGGCTAACGCTGCTGGTAAGTTTGCTGGCACTTCCCGCGCATTCCGCTGATTTAGTGGCCAGTGTCAGCAAAAATAAAGTGGTCAAAAATGAAGTATTTCAGCTGCGAATCGTCAGTCATGACAAAGTCTCTGCCGATGCCCTCGATTTTTCCCAACTGGAGCCTGACTTTTTTGTTGGTCAGCCGAGTTTTGCCTCCTCGACCAATATCATCAATGGCAACTACTCACAACGCAGTGAATGGACCGTTGCTCTTGCGGCGCAAAAAGTAGGCATAGTGACTATCCCAAGTTTCCAGTTAGGGAGTCACCAAACCTCCCCCATCGCGATCCAAGTGGCTGAAGATCAAGACCAACCTGCCCAAGAAGAGTTGGCGGAGGTACGCAGCCGTTTAGAACGAACAGAGCTTTATCCTGGTGAAAGCACACTATTCCACGCGCAGTTGATCATTAAAGAAGACATTCGTCGCCTGCGCGACCCCGACATTACCCCACCGAAAGTCGAGGGCATGCGTTTAGAATCGGCGAGCGAGCCGAAACAGTATCCGAGTGTGCTCAATGGGGTAGAAGTGACGATTGTCGAACAATCCTTTCGCGTCACCGCTGAACAGGCAGGCCAGTTTACCTTAAGTGAGCCTGTGCTTAAGGCCGGCTTACTGTATGGTAACCAATACAGTGGCAATACTCGCTTAATCACAATACTGACTAAGGCCAAAAACTACTCAATCCAAGTATTAGAAAAACCCAAACACTATCAGGGCACTTGGCTGCCCACCGCCAAGCTGAGCCTGACTCAAGAGTGGCAGGATGGGCAACAAAAGCTCGAATCAACCACTGCCTACTCGACTCAAGTTGGTCATGCCATTACACGTGAGATTCGTCTGCAAGTCAGTGGGTTGACTCAACAACAATTGCCAAACATCCACATCCCATACCCAGAGAGCATCAGCGTCTATGCTGAGAAGCCGCAATTTAGTACGCTGGATAATGGCGATACCGTAATGACCTTCAAGCAAGTGCTGATCCCGCGTCAGGCAGGAGATATTCACTTACCCGAGTTCAGCCTCAACTGGTGGAACACCCAGACACAAGCGGAGCAGACCAGCCAAGTGGCAGGCATGACTTTGCAAGTCAAACCCAGCGAAGAAACGCCTGTATTACCCACGCCGAGCCAGCCCAGTGCTCCTGAGATCCAGCAGGTCGTCGACGCTGGCTATTGGCCATATATCACTCTGCTGTTTACGCTGCTGTGGCTCAGTACGGCCCTCTTGGCTTGGATGTTGTGGCGTCACAAGCACACCGACTCTCAGGCGAACCATAAAACGAAAGCGGCCTCTAACGCACCGTCTTGCGCCTATCAAGCCGTGCTACAAGCTATCGAGCAACAAGACTTACTGGCTCTGAGCCCAGCGTTACGTACTTGGCAAAAGGAAGTGATACTGAATCAAGAAGAGGAGCAAACCCTGACGGCTCTTGTCCATACATTACAGCAAGCTTGTTTCTCGGAGCGGACAGAGCAACCGGATTTCAATCCCTTGAAAAATTGGCTTGTGGCTAAACAGAAACAGCAAGGAAAAATGCAGCGCAGCCGCTCATCCACGTTACCGCCGTTATAA
- a CDS encoding SIMPL domain-containing protein, which translates to MTNINTKAATVLGLSLIIGLSALGFLVQQMAVKFKEYERVVTVKGLSEREVVADTVIWPIQFTVADNQLSSLFATVDQQTQLITQFLVEKGVDRAAISLSAPAVIDKKAQQYGEDRAEFRYLATQTLTVYSKQVDQVRKIISEIGQLGKQGVVFNQDPYNNRVEFSFTGLNDIKPDMIEEATKQAREVAQKFAKDSQSTLGKIKTASQGQFSITDRDNNTPYIKNVRVVTTVEYYLSD; encoded by the coding sequence ATGACCAATATCAATACCAAAGCCGCCACTGTGCTGGGACTGAGCCTGATTATCGGGCTTTCCGCACTGGGCTTCTTGGTACAACAAATGGCGGTTAAGTTTAAAGAGTACGAGCGCGTTGTGACGGTGAAAGGGCTGTCTGAACGTGAAGTGGTGGCCGATACCGTCATCTGGCCCATTCAGTTTACCGTTGCGGATAATCAACTCTCTTCTCTGTTTGCCACTGTCGATCAGCAAACTCAGCTTATTACCCAATTCTTAGTGGAAAAAGGCGTGGATCGCGCAGCGATTTCCCTTTCAGCACCTGCAGTGATCGATAAAAAAGCTCAACAATATGGTGAAGATCGCGCTGAGTTTCGCTATTTAGCGACTCAAACCTTGACCGTGTACAGCAAACAAGTCGATCAAGTACGAAAAATCATTAGCGAAATTGGTCAGCTGGGTAAGCAAGGCGTGGTTTTTAACCAAGATCCTTACAACAATCGCGTTGAATTTAGCTTCACCGGGCTCAATGACATCAAACCAGACATGATTGAAGAGGCGACGAAGCAGGCAAGAGAAGTCGCGCAGAAGTTTGCAAAAGATTCGCAAAGCACACTAGGTAAGATCAAAACGGCTTCACAAGGACAGTTTTCCATTACTGATCGTGATAACAATACGCCATACATCAAAAATGTACGCGTGGTCACCACCGTTGAGTATTACCTGTCCGATTGA
- the cspE gene encoding transcription antiterminator/RNA stability regulator CspE — MSQKMTGSVKWFNETKGFGFISQDNGGQDVFVHFKSIVSEGFKTLAEGQRVSFTVEQGKKGPQAAQVTAL, encoded by the coding sequence ATGTCTCAGAAAATGACTGGTTCAGTAAAATGGTTCAACGAAACTAAAGGTTTTGGTTTCATCTCTCAAGACAACGGCGGTCAAGACGTGTTCGTACACTTCAAGTCTATCGTTTCTGAAGGCTTCAAAACTCTGGCTGAAGGCCAGCGTGTAAGCTTCACCGTTGAGCAAGGCAAAAAAGGCCCACAAGCTGCTCAAGTTACTGCGCTGTAA
- a CDS encoding GGDEF domain-containing protein, whose translation MAGHTLLSSNTFTPLEAYPEAFWAWAAQFDTSDGLIPFAINTCRWNYLPVMGGDSFIFMLDNHPQHRTYLIIQAACVEKIHLSTQSGELDFLQLIAAKWQCLRAEIEASKEFKNRDLREAQYLSEIRQREQFIDNMKLVHQVALELSNPANLDELHRASVEVMRHRLGFDRSALLLLDMKKRCFSGTYGTDEHGNTIDEQHTQYDLHQLEPQYLEALSNEECTLMVVEDVPLYTVGQVVGQGWNAMLILRDGNDTIGWIAIDNYINRQPITEYQKQMLESFGSLLAQIYIRKKQEQNVRMLHASMVELSRCMTVSEVCKSAVTFAINRMGIDRMAVFLTDEACSYIQGTWGTDIQGNIVDESYFRGSTHENDIVDLAKVYPNEVVFKEGVPIYHDCKIVGYGWTAMTMLTDKGTPIAFIAADNLIRRSPLTSQLREVIRMFASNLTEVLMRAKAQEAISVLNETLELEVRNRTRDLQKANEKLDLMAKLDPLTRLGNRRMLEHQLEQTCEQTIKEVVNYGVILLDIDHFGLFNNCYGHLEGDIALMRIGNILSRHAQSEHELFCRIGGEEFLLLVANRSAEEIHLLAENIRKSIEAECIEHCENPSGELLTVSIGYAASRYKPREIQFDQLYAEADKALYRAKSQGRNQVIGVIVENIDCIQAEM comes from the coding sequence GTGGCAGGTCACACCTTACTCTCTTCCAACACATTTACGCCGCTAGAAGCGTACCCTGAAGCCTTTTGGGCATGGGCTGCGCAGTTTGATACTTCCGATGGCTTGATCCCTTTTGCCATCAATACCTGTCGTTGGAACTATTTGCCGGTGATGGGCGGCGATTCGTTTATTTTTATGCTGGATAACCATCCTCAGCATCGGACTTACCTGATCATTCAAGCGGCATGCGTCGAAAAAATACACCTGAGTACCCAATCTGGTGAGTTGGATTTTTTACAGTTAATTGCGGCGAAATGGCAATGCTTACGAGCGGAAATTGAAGCATCGAAAGAGTTTAAAAATCGTGATTTACGTGAGGCGCAGTACCTTAGTGAAATTCGTCAGCGAGAGCAGTTTATTGACAACATGAAGCTGGTGCATCAAGTCGCGCTCGAGTTGTCCAACCCCGCCAATCTTGATGAGTTACACCGTGCATCGGTCGAAGTAATGCGACATCGTCTCGGGTTTGATCGATCCGCGCTATTGTTGCTTGATATGAAAAAGCGTTGCTTCAGTGGTACTTATGGTACCGATGAGCACGGTAATACGATTGATGAACAGCACACCCAGTATGATCTGCACCAATTAGAGCCTCAATATCTCGAAGCTTTATCCAATGAAGAGTGCACTTTGATGGTGGTGGAAGATGTGCCTCTGTACACCGTCGGACAGGTGGTGGGACAAGGCTGGAACGCCATGCTGATTTTGCGTGATGGTAATGACACCATAGGCTGGATTGCCATCGACAACTATATCAATCGGCAGCCGATTACCGAGTATCAAAAACAGATGCTTGAGTCGTTTGGCTCACTGCTCGCGCAAATTTATATTCGTAAAAAGCAGGAACAAAACGTACGTATGCTGCATGCCAGCATGGTCGAACTGTCTCGCTGTATGACAGTCAGTGAAGTGTGTAAATCGGCAGTCACCTTTGCGATCAACCGAATGGGGATTGATCGCATGGCGGTGTTTTTGACGGATGAAGCTTGCTCTTATATTCAGGGAACGTGGGGGACGGATATTCAAGGCAACATTGTCGATGAATCCTATTTCCGTGGTTCAACGCATGAAAATGACATTGTCGACCTTGCCAAAGTGTACCCAAACGAAGTGGTGTTTAAAGAGGGGGTTCCCATCTATCACGACTGTAAAATTGTCGGTTATGGTTGGACGGCGATGACCATGCTCACCGACAAAGGCACCCCGATTGCCTTTATTGCGGCTGATAATTTGATCCGACGTTCCCCCTTGACTTCACAACTGCGTGAAGTGATTCGTATGTTTGCTTCAAACCTCACCGAAGTCTTGATGCGAGCCAAAGCCCAAGAAGCGATCTCGGTACTCAATGAAACGCTGGAACTTGAGGTGCGCAATCGCACTCGTGATTTGCAAAAGGCCAACGAAAAACTCGATTTAATGGCGAAATTAGATCCGCTGACTCGTTTAGGTAATCGCCGTATGCTTGAGCACCAACTGGAGCAAACTTGCGAACAGACCATCAAAGAGGTGGTCAATTATGGCGTGATCTTGCTCGATATTGACCATTTCGGGCTTTTCAACAACTGCTATGGGCATCTTGAAGGCGATATTGCTCTGATGCGGATTGGTAATATCCTCAGTCGACATGCGCAATCTGAGCATGAACTGTTCTGTCGTATTGGTGGGGAGGAGTTTCTGCTCTTGGTGGCGAATCGCAGCGCTGAAGAGATTCATTTACTGGCTGAAAATATTCGTAAAAGTATTGAAGCAGAATGTATTGAACACTGCGAAAATCCCAGTGGTGAGCTACTGACCGTATCGATCGGTTATGCAGCCTCTCGCTATAAACCGCGAGAGATTCAATTTGATCAGCTCTATGCAGAGGCGGATAAAGCCTTGTATAGAGCGAAAAGCCAAGGACGGAATCAGGTTATTGGCGTTATTGTTGAAAATATCGACTGCATACAGGCAGAAATGTAG
- a CDS encoding L,D-transpeptidase family protein gives MRLFSAVLLLLLIFPNLSYAQVDLVRVDKSKRRMYLLQGNEVIREYRIALGKSPKGHKQQEGDQRTPEGYYLLDFIIEDSSFYRSIHISYPNAHDQQLAQLRGVYPGGDIKIHGLKNGDEREPGFVQSFDWTNGCIAITNQEMDEFLSLVQPGVPIHIEW, from the coding sequence ATGCGTCTTTTCTCTGCCGTACTGCTGTTATTGCTGATTTTCCCTAACCTGAGTTATGCGCAAGTCGATTTAGTCAGAGTGGATAAATCAAAGCGGCGTATGTACTTACTCCAAGGCAATGAAGTCATTCGTGAGTATCGTATTGCTCTAGGAAAATCCCCTAAAGGACATAAGCAGCAAGAAGGCGATCAACGCACACCAGAGGGATACTATCTTTTAGATTTTATTATTGAAGATTCGAGCTTCTACCGTTCGATACACATTAGCTATCCCAATGCTCACGATCAGCAGCTCGCTCAATTGCGCGGCGTATATCCCGGTGGCGATATTAAGATTCATGGCTTAAAAAACGGTGATGAGAGAGAGCCGGGTTTCGTACAAAGCTTTGACTGGACGAACGGCTGCATTGCAATTACCAATCAAGAAATGGATGAGTTTTTAAGCCTAGTTCAGCCCGGTGTGCCCATCCATATTGAGTGGTAA
- a CDS encoding DUF3820 family protein: MFEKTHLIKLAQMKMPFGKYAGRVLIDLPEPYLLWFQKQGFPEGELGVLLELCLAIKIEGLESLVKPLKQ, translated from the coding sequence ATGTTTGAGAAAACGCATCTTATAAAATTGGCACAAATGAAAATGCCATTTGGTAAATACGCAGGTCGAGTTTTGATTGATTTGCCAGAACCTTATTTACTTTGGTTTCAAAAACAAGGTTTTCCAGAAGGAGAGCTAGGCGTGTTACTGGAGCTCTGCCTAGCGATCAAAATTGAGGGGCTAGAATCCTTAGTCAAACCTTTAAAACAGTAA
- the tnaC gene encoding tryptophanase leader peptide — protein MHNNSSIWFTLDYKIAFFFPA, from the coding sequence ATGCACAACAACTCTAGTATCTGGTTTACCCTCGATTATAAAATCGCTTTCTTCTTTCCTGCGTAA
- the tnaA gene encoding tryptophanase: MENFKHLPEPFRIRVIEPVKRTTREYREKAILNAGMNPFLLDSEDVFIDLLTDSGTGAITQEMQAAMFRGDEAYSGSRSYHALARAVKDIFGYEYTIPTHQGRGAEQIYIPVLIKKREKEKGLDRSKMVALSNYFFDTTQGHTQINCCVAKNVYTEEAFDTGVKADFKGNFDLEKLEQAILEAGPANVPYIVSTITCNSAGGQPVSIANLKAVYEIAQRYDIPVIMDSARFAENAYFIQQRERDYRNWSIEEITREAYKYADGLAMSAKKDAMVQMGGLLCFKDKSFFDVYTECRTLCVVQEGFPTYGGLEGGAMERLAVGLYDGMRQDWLAYRINQVEYLVNGLEAIGVVCQQAGGHAAFVDAGKLLPHIPADQFPAHALACELYKVAGIRAVEIGSLLLGRDPATGKQHPCPAELLRLTIPRATYTQTHMDFIIEAFEKVKANAHKVKGLEFTYEPPVLRHFTARLKEKA, from the coding sequence ATGGAAAATTTTAAACACTTACCAGAACCTTTTCGTATTCGTGTTATTGAACCTGTTAAACGTACCACACGGGAATATCGTGAAAAAGCGATTTTAAATGCCGGAATGAACCCCTTTTTGCTCGATAGTGAAGATGTATTTATTGACCTGCTCACCGACAGCGGCACTGGCGCTATCACCCAGGAGATGCAAGCCGCCATGTTCCGTGGTGATGAAGCCTACAGCGGCAGCCGAAGCTACCACGCACTCGCGAGAGCGGTTAAAGATATTTTTGGTTATGAATACACGATTCCGACCCACCAAGGACGTGGTGCAGAGCAGATTTATATTCCTGTTTTGATTAAAAAGCGTGAAAAAGAGAAAGGACTCGATCGCAGTAAAATGGTCGCCCTATCTAACTACTTTTTCGATACCACTCAAGGCCATACCCAAATCAACTGCTGTGTTGCCAAAAACGTATATACCGAAGAAGCGTTTGATACTGGCGTAAAGGCCGATTTTAAAGGCAATTTCGACTTAGAAAAGCTCGAACAAGCGATCCTTGAAGCGGGCCCAGCAAACGTCCCATATATTGTCAGCACCATCACTTGTAACTCTGCTGGCGGCCAACCGGTTTCGATTGCTAACTTGAAAGCCGTGTATGAGATTGCCCAACGCTACGACATCCCCGTGATCATGGATTCCGCTCGTTTTGCTGAAAACGCGTATTTTATTCAGCAACGAGAACGCGATTATCGCAACTGGAGTATCGAAGAGATCACGCGTGAAGCTTACAAATACGCAGATGGGCTCGCGATGTCGGCCAAAAAAGATGCCATGGTGCAGATGGGCGGCTTACTCTGCTTTAAAGACAAAAGCTTCTTTGATGTGTACACCGAATGCCGAACTCTGTGTGTGGTTCAAGAAGGCTTCCCAACCTACGGCGGCCTAGAAGGCGGCGCGATGGAACGTTTGGCGGTTGGCTTGTATGACGGTATGCGCCAAGATTGGCTCGCATATCGCATTAATCAAGTCGAGTATTTGGTGAACGGTCTTGAAGCGATTGGCGTGGTTTGCCAACAAGCCGGTGGCCATGCCGCGTTTGTCGATGCGGGAAAATTGCTACCTCACATCCCAGCAGATCAATTCCCTGCACATGCTTTAGCTTGTGAACTCTATAAAGTCGCAGGTATTCGCGCAGTAGAAATTGGCTCACTCTTGCTTGGCCGTGACCCGGCAACGGGCAAACAGCACCCTTGCCCTGCCGAATTGCTCCGTTTGACCATTCCTCGCGCGACTTATACGCAAACCCATATGGATTTCATCATCGAAGCGTTTGAGAAAGTCAAAGCCAATGCGCATAAGGTCAAAGGGTTAGAGTTTACCTACGAGCCTCCAGTGTTGCGCCACTTCACTGCGCGTTTAAAAGAAAAAGCCTAA
- a CDS encoding aromatic amino acid transporter, translating into MSKQPSLFGGACIIASVCVGAGMLGLPSAGAGAWTLWSMLALALTMAVMTLSGWMLLEAFKHYDLRVSFNTVTKDMLGSHINRFNNLTVYFVGGILLYAYITSSGLILQDLLHINSKIASILFVAVFSAFVWHSTRAVDRISVILIVFMVLSFIFGVSGLAINVKTSILFDTLNKSGEYAPYAMAMLPVALTSFGYHHSVSSMRAYYGEEHKAKYAILGGTVIALSLYALWLFSIFGNLPRADFAPVIQQGGNVDVLLKALGSVVESEKVSQAINAFSMAAILSSFIGVGLGVFDFLADLFQFSNCKQGRTKTWLVTFLPPLILSLLFPFGFIIAIGYAGAAATIWACIIPVLLARKSRTLANGAQGFVVPGGNVALGVVLIFGVLTAVFHMMAMANWLPTFTG; encoded by the coding sequence ATGTCGAAACAACCCTCTCTGTTTGGGGGAGCCTGCATTATTGCCAGCGTCTGCGTAGGTGCTGGTATGCTTGGTCTCCCCAGCGCAGGTGCCGGAGCATGGACTCTCTGGTCTATGTTGGCGCTCGCTTTAACCATGGCGGTCATGACGCTTTCAGGCTGGATGCTACTTGAAGCCTTTAAACACTATGATCTTCGAGTCTCGTTTAATACCGTGACCAAAGATATGCTAGGCAGCCATATCAATCGCTTTAACAACCTGACCGTTTACTTTGTCGGCGGCATCTTGCTGTACGCCTACATCACCTCTTCTGGTTTGATTTTGCAGGATTTACTGCATATCAATAGCAAAATAGCCTCGATACTCTTCGTGGCGGTATTTTCCGCTTTCGTTTGGCATTCGACTCGCGCAGTGGATCGTATCTCGGTTATTTTGATCGTGTTTATGGTTCTGAGCTTTATTTTTGGTGTTTCAGGATTAGCGATCAATGTGAAAACATCCATCCTATTTGACACCCTAAATAAAAGTGGTGAGTACGCTCCTTATGCGATGGCAATGCTGCCCGTTGCGCTGACCTCGTTTGGTTATCATCACTCCGTTTCATCCATGCGTGCCTATTACGGCGAAGAGCACAAAGCCAAGTACGCGATTTTGGGAGGCACAGTGATTGCGTTAAGTCTTTATGCGCTTTGGCTGTTCAGCATTTTTGGCAATTTACCTCGTGCCGATTTTGCGCCTGTCATACAGCAAGGTGGGAATGTGGATGTGCTTTTAAAAGCCTTAGGTTCGGTGGTGGAGTCGGAGAAAGTCTCACAAGCGATCAACGCCTTTTCGATGGCCGCGATCCTATCTTCCTTTATCGGCGTTGGCTTAGGCGTATTTGATTTTCTGGCCGATTTATTTCAGTTCAGCAACTGTAAACAAGGGCGTACCAAAACTTGGCTGGTCACCTTTTTGCCACCTCTCATTCTCTCTTTGCTGTTCCCATTCGGCTTTATCATTGCGATCGGTTACGCAGGCGCAGCCGCCACTATTTGGGCCTGTATTATCCCAGTACTGCTTGCGCGTAAATCGCGCACTTTAGCCAATGGAGCACAAGGTTTTGTTGTACCAGGTGGTAATGTGGCGCTGGGTGTCGTGTTGATCTTTGGTGTGCTGACTGCGGTTTTCCACATGATGGCGATGGCCAATTGGTTACCGACTTTTACTGGGTAA
- a CDS encoding ATP-binding cassette domain-containing protein has translation MHWFEGNYAHYQQQWQRQQEALSRRVVQLQNDQKAIEREIQKSQEKAQKRANQGAKALKSGSQPKILMDAKKNSTEKIRSAALVNDHNQRQRNQQQLQGLQSTLVRESDPKLYLTEISNGKKRTLLSVENYRADGVNHLPLTLLLRQGEHCRLSAANGGGKSRFLKAVASLHDEYQGHIQRNAPVMYLDQHYGLVDLNQSLLDNLTGIGFRGDTVYRLAKHLSGGEKMKLAMLMVSHVANEPILLLEEPDNHLDLESKQALAKALAHYQGALIIVSHDDYFVAEAQVEKCWSLE, from the coding sequence TTGCATTGGTTTGAAGGAAACTACGCTCACTATCAACAGCAATGGCAGCGACAACAAGAGGCGCTGAGTCGGCGTGTGGTTCAATTACAAAATGATCAGAAAGCGATTGAGCGTGAAATACAAAAGAGTCAGGAAAAGGCGCAAAAGCGTGCCAATCAAGGTGCTAAAGCGCTGAAATCGGGTAGCCAACCGAAAATATTGATGGATGCGAAAAAGAACAGTACCGAGAAAATCCGCTCTGCGGCGTTAGTGAACGATCACAACCAACGCCAGCGAAATCAGCAGCAATTGCAAGGGTTGCAATCGACGTTGGTGCGAGAGTCGGATCCCAAACTTTATCTTACCGAGATCAGTAACGGTAAAAAACGTACCTTGTTGAGTGTCGAGAATTACCGCGCTGACGGGGTTAACCATTTACCACTGACTTTGCTTCTAAGGCAGGGAGAGCATTGCCGTCTTTCGGCTGCCAATGGAGGCGGTAAAAGCCGTTTTCTGAAAGCGGTTGCGAGTTTGCATGATGAATATCAAGGCCATATCCAGCGCAACGCGCCTGTGATGTATCTCGATCAGCATTATGGGTTAGTGGATTTAAACCAGTCACTGCTCGACAATTTGACGGGGATTGGTTTTCGGGGAGACACGGTGTATCGGCTTGCCAAACACCTCAGTGGCGGTGAAAAAATGAAATTGGCGATGCTCATGGTCAGCCATGTTGCCAATGAACCTATTTTGCTGCTCGAGGAGCCTGATAATCATCTCGATTTGGAGTCCAAACAAGCCTTAGCCAAGGCACTGGCGCATTACCAAGGCGCATTGATTATCGTCAGTCATGATGATTATTTTGTGGCAGAAGCGCAGGTAGAAAAATGCTGGAGTCTTGAGTAA
- a CDS encoding ferredoxin reductase family protein: protein MSRVKYTLWVMVGIVTLLWVQAEPTLFGSTNLFQWRSGLVQFSGILALMLMSLAMLLALRLPSVERWTRGIDKGYRIHKWLGITALLLGILHWLAYQIPKWLISLELLTKPARLNGTGPHGNLSGLALWLKEAKPLAMEVGEWGFYALIVLLVVSLWSAIKYKPFRLTHRLMAVVYLLIALHSVILLKKAYWGEPIYWLTMLFIVVGSWAACYSLLGLVGRQSRYPAHVEAFHYCPNSQTLDLTIQLDKPWLGHKAGQFAYLKFAGEEPHPFTIACAHQGSQLRFLIKELGDFTTGLHQRLQNGETLEVEGPYGKFDFSTQQPQIWIGGGVGIAPFMAGLDWLMTERAHPPVHLFFCCHQMDPNLCAELRHKAQLAGVLLTIIDSSVDPHLSADDIARRCGDLSRFEIYFCGPIAFSNSLKKALKPYQVDLPRQFHEEQFVMR, encoded by the coding sequence ATGAGCAGGGTTAAATATACTCTCTGGGTAATGGTTGGCATCGTCACTCTGTTATGGGTACAGGCTGAACCTACACTGTTTGGGTCAACAAACTTATTTCAGTGGCGATCAGGTTTAGTGCAGTTCTCCGGTATTCTGGCGCTCATGTTGATGTCGTTGGCGATGTTATTAGCGCTACGTTTACCTTCGGTAGAACGCTGGACGCGTGGCATAGACAAAGGCTATCGCATTCATAAATGGCTCGGGATCACCGCGCTCTTACTGGGGATCTTGCATTGGCTGGCTTACCAGATTCCTAAATGGCTCATCTCACTCGAACTACTGACGAAACCCGCCCGCCTTAACGGCACTGGTCCACATGGTAACCTATCTGGTTTGGCTTTATGGCTGAAAGAGGCTAAGCCTTTGGCGATGGAAGTCGGGGAGTGGGGATTCTACGCCTTGATTGTGCTGTTGGTGGTTTCGCTTTGGTCGGCCATTAAATACAAACCGTTTCGACTGACTCACCGCTTGATGGCGGTGGTGTATTTGTTGATTGCTTTGCACAGTGTGATCTTGCTGAAAAAAGCCTATTGGGGCGAGCCAATTTACTGGCTAACAATGCTGTTTATTGTGGTGGGTTCATGGGCTGCATGTTATAGCTTGCTCGGTTTAGTTGGTCGACAATCTCGTTATCCGGCTCATGTTGAGGCGTTTCATTACTGCCCTAACAGTCAAACCTTGGATTTAACCATTCAGTTAGATAAACCTTGGTTAGGCCACAAGGCTGGGCAGTTTGCGTACTTAAAGTTTGCCGGTGAAGAACCACATCCGTTCACCATCGCCTGTGCTCATCAGGGCTCCCAACTTCGCTTTTTGATTAAAGAGCTGGGTGATTTTACAACGGGGCTGCATCAGCGCTTACAAAACGGAGAAACTTTGGAAGTCGAAGGCCCTTATGGCAAGTTTGATTTTTCGACTCAGCAACCTCAGATTTGGATCGGTGGTGGCGTTGGGATTGCGCCATTTATGGCTGGACTCGATTGGTTAATGACGGAGAGAGCACATCCACCAGTACATCTGTTTTTCTGTTGCCATCAAATGGATCCGAATTTGTGCGCAGAACTTCGCCACAAAGCGCAGTTGGCTGGAGTTTTATTAACCATCATAGATTCGAGTGTTGATCCTCATCTGTCAGCGGATGACATTGCGCGCCGATGTGGAGATTTAAGCCGTTTCGAAATCTATTTCTGTGGGCCAATCGCATTTTCTAATAGTCTGAAAAAAGCGCTTAAACCGTACCAAGTTGACCTGCCGCGCCAGTTCCACGAAGAGCAATTTGTCATGCGCTAA